The following DNA comes from Gambusia affinis linkage group LG21, SWU_Gaff_1.0, whole genome shotgun sequence.
ggtaaaacatgaagaaaaaaaaataaaattattcacgCTGCAGAGGCATGCAAGTGAGTGAGCTCAACTTTCCAGCTGTCTGTATGTGAGATATTCTCAGATGGCCCAGCTGCCCAACAGCTGCTGGTGTTCATTCAAATCTCCGGTTGAACAAGCAGTTTCGCCATCCCCACCCCTCCCTCCCcccatttttgtgttttgacacAGATCAGTAGTGTTCTGCATTAACATGCATCAACAAGCGGGGACTGATCAGAAAGTGTTAGAAATTATGATTCTTCATCTCTTTTTAGAAGCTTTTCTATTGTGAATATATCTGTAATTGTAGctgtaaaaaaatgtcaactctGCATATGggttaaaacaaaaccttgCAGTTTCTGTAAGTTTTCTCTGTATTGTTTTCTCTCCATACAGCGTCTCTCTTTTAAAGTCAAGTAAAAACGGTATTAATCATATACATGAACCTTAAGCgcttttttaaaatcctaaaatcttcttaaaatttgatttgtcttgcagaatttattttccaaacttgAATCAGATGCTCCTATTTGGTTATGAGAACATGGGGCATTGcattcaaacacagaaatagaACTTACAAACAAGACACTTGGAGCTTATATCATGTCTGCAAGGTAGCTGAGATGTATGTTGATAGAAACAGCAACTATTTCCAAATAGGCTAAGTAGAAGCAAAACGGCTTCAAATAATTTCTAACTGACACAAacctctttttttatgttgactAAAGAGgtaacaacatttaaaacaatgcaCCAACTTTCTTGTGATTTCCACAGATCaatcaaaattactttaataGACAGGACCAGAAAAATCTTGTCTACTTAGCACCAAAGACATAATTTTCCTTCATTATCAATTTATTtgataatgaatgaaaaaaaaaagatctaacaAAGTACTGGCAAGCTATGAAATTGCAAGGAGCGACAGGAGAAACTGAATTTACACAAGACCTGTTGACACCTGCACTAGCTGTGCAAAGCCTTTATAGTTTTCCGTTCATAGTGATCGAATCATAATTAATTAGTTCATGAACTGgttcttgtgctttttttcttgaGATGAGAAAGCATTTCTTCTACAAGTTAACTGATCCAAACAAATCAAGCAGTTATTGTTCCTTTTACacattgtttttgatgtttatgACTACCACATTTGATCAGGTCCCTGCTGTAGAGTACAAAACAACCTGATGCACCCCAAAAACCAAACTAGTTTGGTATATATAGTTTGGTTGTGGGgttaatttatacatttatatacaAGTCTGTATATATTCAAGGGTCCACATTTTTCAGGTGTAGGCtatttttcagtgaaattattagTCTGAACTCTCTCAACTAGGTGTGGGATTTTTTCCATTGTTTAGTAAAGAATAGAGGGGAGAGCAGATGGTGAGATGATAGTCTCTTAACTGTAGGTGACAGAGTTAGGGTGAAGTGTGTTGGTGGTTGAGCAGAAATATCAACATCAGTTTATTCTGTAAGACGACTGCATCCATTTTTCATGATAAACAGCAACTTTCTTCAGAAAGGGTGGAACTTTAGGCTATCAAGCCCCCAGTTTAAGGGGATTTTTTGCAATGAGGTACGATAACTTAATGTTGTGCATTAGACATTATACGCTCTTGCTTATATACTGCAGTCacaattttataaatgtatgtatatttGCAGCAATGAAATGTAAGATactgcattattattattattattattattattattattattattattattattattattattattattattattattattgttgttgttgttgttgttgttttgtccaGGATTCATTCATTGCTACTTCAGTCAACAGCTGTTGTTACTTTCCTTatttcagcaccacggacagcgACATGTCTGTTTTCCTTCCAGGCCTTCCCCTCTAATAACCATTCCTCCACCTCGAGTCGCTTCTTTAAATAATAACGATGAATGCGCTCAGCCTATACAATACAATATCATTTATTAAGCGGGACATGTATATAGGGATTCTTCTATTATTTTTCCACAATGTACATTAAGTGAGCAAAGTCACTGAACATTAAAATCAGTCAAAGCTACGCAGATCCCGAAATGTAGAACACATAGTACTGCGAATATGTACTTCATAAATTAGAtatcttcttttcttgtttaaattattgttattgttgttaaaTAAAAGGGTTTTAAGACACCTCTTGAGGCTGAAATATAtcgcctttttttttctttctctcttatAATAAACTCATCGGCTGCCTACATTTTGGGTTATTTTCAATATGTTCGGCATCCAAACGCAACACCATAGAcaccacaacaaaaaacataaaaaggggAAACTTCCATtcgtgcaaaaaaaaaaaaataaaaataaaaaatgaaaaatgaaaaagaaaaaaaaggaaaaggggaaaaaacagccCCTTGGCGTGAAAGCGCTTCTCTCTTCCAGGTTGTCCATGATTCCGTGGATACTTCACCATAAATTCTTTAAGGCtatacaaacataaataaagcatAACACAGTCAGTTTTTGTTCTCCTTATCCTCATCTTTCCTTTGTCCATGTTGCccaaaagtttgttttccaggCAAAGAGGGGGAAAAATCCACACACTCGACAAGCACATGCCAGCCACTGGCCAGATCGAGACGTTTAGTCATCCAGACTGCGTAAAAGTTGATGGGTTTGAATATATGAAACTCCCAGGAAACGTTGATATTTGACTATAGAGTTGGACGGAGTGTACAGATATTCGTCGGCTTCCTTGGCtgacagtttgaaaaataaatggcatgtttttcaatatatttttttgttgttgttcttgttccTTAACTTAAGCAGAGTACCGATCCTCGACGGTGGGATTATAGAGGAAAGACTAGAAAGCCTGAGAAGGTGGAGTATTTCCATCCGCCCATGAGGGTACCCCGCTCCAGCTTTAAGTAGACCCGGTCGTCACGTTCCACCATCAGCAGTACACCGTTGCTAGCCGCCTCTCTTGTAACGTCCTGGTCTCCCGCGAAAGCTGATATGACGGGATAGTCGTTTTGCATTAGGTTGACCTGCAcaggaggagcagaaaaaacaaacaaacaaacaaacaaacaaaaaaaacactcagtgtgctaaaattttatgtttcatatgtTGAATGCAGAGCTGCTACTTCCTGCTTGCTCACCTGTATAGTTTGTCTGTTGTACACCTTCACAACGTGGAAGCTGAAACTATAGATCCCCCTTCTTGGAGCCTGGAAAACACTCGCTTTTAGGTCGAAATGATTGCCGATGTTCACTAAAACCTGCGATCCAAAAGGGCGCACAGTGAGACGAAGCAGTTCGAGCAATACAACATCTCTTTTGTAGACACATTTCGGTATCTGATATGCATGGGGGCGCGTGCCAAATGCTTAGGACTGTGCTTGGGAGGATTCCCGTTTTTGTGCAATAGCAGGCCCCTGTCCAAAGACCCCAGTCGTGTGGATTTTTTGGAACCACCACTCAGCGCTGCACATCTGACATGTGATAAATTATTTAGCATGAATAGTTGCTCCCTTTTGGCTACACCTCTTTGGATGTGCCAATTACGCACAACACTGGTCgaatcttcttttttattattattattttatttttatttttttttaaaaaagaagaaaaaaaacgtccCAAATGTTAGGATTGCAAAGtaaggaaacacaaaaaaacctcattCAGAATCCTAACTTTACACTTCTTATTTCCACACTAATCAGACAGATTACTGTTAAACTGAGGAAACACGTTTACCTGGTCAAAATAGATGGTCATTGACGTGTTGCTCATCTCCGACGGCTCATGATTGGTTCCACGCACGGCGGAAAAAGCCACTTTCGCCCCTGCGGAGCGGACGGATATGCCAAGTGAGGAGGTCACCGCTCCGTCCGAGGAAGGGTTCGAGTCGCACACCACAAGACACTTCCCCTCCAGCACTATGGGCTCCGTGTCGTTCTGGCCGGAGCACAGGACCACGCCGCATCCCAAGTAGAGAGCCAGTGCCAGGACGGCACAGGTTCCCGGGCAGCGCGCTGGCACCATGGTTGGATCACTGGATCCAGGGTACAATGAGACAACCCCGGCAGCCCCTTGGAGGTTTATTGATCACCTGGTCCAGGCTCAGCTCCCCCCCTTTTCCTCTCCCTTCCTTTCTCTCGTTCTCTGACTGCGATGCTCCCTCGCTCCTTGACACAGACGCACTTAGGCTCCCCTCCCTCCTGTGCGTCTTAGTAGATTTTGGGAGATGATTTAAACGGTCGATTTTGTAAATCCTAATgatgtgggagaaaaaaaagttggaaatgtcacgttataaaacaaaacaactgaaagttTAAGAATCTCGACTTGATTTATTGAGCAATTTATTTGTGCGTAAAAACGCTCTCGCGCGTAAAGTGAGCAGCAACTGCTGCTACTAAATACAGCAATCGGCTAGAATGAATAATCATATTACAGTCGTATTTTCGATAATATCAACAATGTTTACAGTTTTGGGGCACTTtataagtcattaaaaagacCCATAGTATGATAGAAGCCCGGTTTAAGCAttctctaaatgaaaaaaaaaaaaagaaatctcaaaatTGGCTTACCTGTGCTCTCCATCCCTCTCTTGTGTTCACTGTCTTTCGCAGACAGAAGTGAGAGCTCAGATTGTtggaagagaggaaaaatgaaAGCACGATTCTCTGGGTACCCCTTTCGAGGGACAACTCACGCCCATTCTTCGTGTGTGAGCCGCTGGAAGCAAGACTCCTCTACAAGTGCCCCGCAAATAGGAGCACAGGCATGGGCTAATAGGTTTGTTTACATATTAATCAGCTCAACGCGTGAACTCGGGAGTCCCCTGAGGACCTCAAGGATtgctttcttttactttctaCTATTAACGTGTTTttgttggttcttttttttattttattattattttttctttgcatgtgtCTGTATAATAATTAAGGAGTTTGCGGTGGATCGCCCTGGCAGTGCATGTCACATTCGGCATGCAtccttgtgtttttaattcagGACTTCAATATTTTTAGTGATCCAATTCAGATACTTGTGCGCCATCCAGTGGCTACgtttatttgtgcagaaaatattcagttcaagaaatcattaaaaacaaagctttctgaaacaaaacaaacacctgtttaaaacctgtattttttattaaacacaagTACGTACTGAAAGTTTAGAAAACGACTACATATTCACCATATTCACACTGATCAAGAATGATTTAATTGGTCAGTTGAAAGAAAGGGccatttccaaaaatgttcacGGAGGCTGAGCTTCATCTGTCTGATGAACCTTTAACCTTTTCCTTTCAATCCCTGAGATGTCACCATCATTTCAATAGCCGTGTAAGGGCTTCATATCAGTGCTTCTTACAGTTGAATCGTACAACACTGGCCTTCACAAGTGGCAAACCTTTACTTCAGATCTTTAATGAGCtgtcatttttctatttaaggATATGCAAACTAGGTTGAGGCATGAGCATTTATTCAGGGAACAGTTTTCTTTATGTTCTGtgcaattgtgaaatggaaTAAACCAAAGcatggtgtgtttttttcttttctttttcatttactAATGAACAAATAAGTCATGGTGCACATGTTTTTTCGCATGggattttaaattttgacatttgtgAGATTTTACTGTAATGGTTTTATCTACATAAATATATCTACAAGTGTAAACTTGCCAACATGCAACAAAACCCTAAACTAACCCCTCTTTGAGACGGGGTGGTGGGAGTATCTTGCTCTGATAGTATTCTGAAGAGGTTTTTTCTTTAGTCATGACAAAGAAACAGGTCAAAGTTGATGGGAGGATGGATAGAGTTAAACACaaggcaataattaaaaaaaaaactgcaaaagacTTGACACAATGGTGATTATCCACCTTCTAGCTGGATAACAATCCCAAACAAACAGCCAGAGcttcaaagaaattatttagatGAAAGCATTGTCATGTTCAAATGTTCAAATCCTGAAATCCAATTGAGAAGTTGTGACTGGTGCTGTGTTGTTCACAGGTGTTCTCCATCCAATCAAACTGAGGTTGAGCTAATATGCGAAGACAGTTGAGCAAAAAGTGTAATCTTCTATATTTGCAAAGTTGGTAGAGATATATTCCAAAGCACTTGCAGCTCTAACTTAAGAGAAGAGGATTTATACAAAGTACTCATGCTTTGTATATATGCAACACTGTATTGTATCTTTTTTCTCCCACTTCACCATGTGCTACTTTGTCTTGGCCTATTTCATAAACTCACAGAAAAAGGCATTGTTTTATTAGTTGTGACataataaagtattaaaatcCTAAAATGGTATATTTTTTGCATACAGATGTAAGTTTTACGTGAGGGTCAAACATgaggttaaaataataattgtgaCTTATCAACATTCTGGGAATTCACTGACATAAATATGAATCTGTGACCTGTAAAACCAGATGTTTCCACACTTCTGATGCGCCCTGCTAAACCCTCCCCcctaattttagttttaatcatgtttaatatattttctcttCCCTCTGTACTGTTTGTCAAACATTGCTCTGTCAGAGCTTATTGGCAAATCATGCAGAAGGGTGACATCAGGTATCCACGAGCCACAACTGTCCCCGGGCCTTCAGAAGGACAGACGActacagaaaacatcaaatgtcAAGTACAGGGGACATACACGGAAAAGGGATGTGGCCTACTTAATGTTACCATACCAGGGGCTTCTATTGCCCCGGAAGGGACTTTGCTTCCATCAGGCAAGCTGATCGGCAAGACTGACAACATAGTTATGGTTATATTCACTGACAGCAAGCAAAGCCTACTGGCCTCCTTGAATGGGGAGGACAGTTATGTGATGGGTCTTAAAATGAGCCATCtgctttagttattttatttttttattttttgcaatatgCTTTGCCTTGTATGTGTTCTTCTCTACGTCTGATTACATCAACACAGCTCCGCTTCAGATTTGATCAAATGTGGAACAATctattcttttctttattttgttttatgctcTATATAGCTCTATTTGCTAACTCTTTTGCAAGTTATCTTTACACATAATGCAAGTAAAGCTTAAAACTCTAAGCTGGCCCACTTTATGTTTGCACAACCACTTACAGTATCTGCCAGACCATCTGTCTCATTGCATCTGTGGAGATATTAATGATACTTTATGCTCTTATTTGAAATGTGGTCTCAATATTGAAGTAATGTTTACATTCCAATAGAAAAATCTTGCTTTCTGCAGTGTGAGATGCCACCTCTATCCTAAACATAGGATAGAGGTGGAAAACTGGATTTAcctgttttggttttggaatCTTACTCAAGTTTCAGGTTAAAACTCACCCATTGGTTCGATTCCCACTCCATCCACATCTGTTTGGCAAGACAACTACCtggcctgctggtggtggtcagaagAGCTTCTGTCAAACTGCCCCAGGGCAACTGTGGCTATAGTCCAGTAGCTTGCTGTTGACAGCGTGTGAAGATGTGTGTAAATGGTGCTTAGGCTCccttaaataaaagcagaaatatacatatactttttttttctattctttatcATGTATTTTCAtcaagaatatatatatatatatatatatatatatatatatatatatatatatatatatatatatatatatatata
Coding sequences within:
- the cbln2b gene encoding cerebellin-2b produces the protein MVPARCPGTCAVLALALYLGCGVVLCSGQNDTEPIVLEGKCLVVCDSNPSSDGAVTSSLGISVRSAGAKVAFSAVRGTNHEPSEMSNTSMTIYFDQVLVNIGNHFDLKASVFQAPRRGIYSFSFHVVKVYNRQTIQVNLMQNDYPVISAFAGDQDVTREAASNGVLLMVERDDRVYLKLERGTLMGGWKYSTFSGFLVFPL